The sequence ACAAAGTCGATATGTTAATTCTCACTTTTggtaatatatgatatgattgaAAGGGAAATGCATTGAAAGACGATCACTAACCAGGCGTAACTATATTGGCTGGTGCATTAACAAGCTCTCTACCGAGTATAACACCAGCACATACATGTTCTGCATACTTGATTTTGCTCTCTATTTCAGGTCCAGTTCCCAGTCCAAGAATATCCAAAGATTCCAAAGCTGGTGTCTTTGACTCGGACCTAAACCTATTATCTTCAAATATCCCCAGCATAACTCCTATaacattcaaaaaaattaatcaagttTTGTTTCTCAATATGGTTCACCAAGAAAATGGACATATATATACCAGTTGCTATGGCAGGGGCAGAGTTAATCTTCGATTCTGCAGAGAGTCCATCTGTGGAAGCAAGTGAAACGGCTATATTACGAGCCTGAGCAGACTtggcagcagcagcagcagcctCTCCTAAACTGTGATAAGAAGTAGGTGATGATGCTGATGATCCAAGTCCAACTAGAGTAATCCTTCCACCAGGATGCCTGAGATATAAGAGACAATATGTAGTAAACAAAACAACATATGGATAGTAGCAGAACAGTACTAcaaccaaataaaattaaacaaattaaaaaaggcGTAATAAAATTACAAGAGAAAATA is a genomic window of Solanum stenotomum isolate F172 unplaced genomic scaffold, ASM1918654v1 scaffold33904, whole genome shotgun sequence containing:
- the LOC125852322 gene encoding leucine aminopeptidase, chloroplastic-like gives rise to the protein MNQKERLKKDDGAELVDEGVYRSLIGCLMYLTTTRPDILFPCSKKQEIVAQSIAEAEFIAAAATVNQALWLRKILIDLQLEQIESTKILVDNYSNFLEKSWEFAAPDSGEVLLRVSGSALNGHPGGRITLVGLGSSASSPTSYHSLGEAAAAAAKSAQARNIAVSLASTDGLSAESKINSAPAIATGVMLGIFEDNRFRSESKTPALESLDILGLGTGPEIESKIKYAEHVCAGVILGRELVNAPANIVTP